A stretch of the Flavobacterium sp. 5 genome encodes the following:
- a CDS encoding Cof-type HAD-IIB family hydrolase, which produces MKEVKYKMIVLDMDDTLLTDNHTISDENKEMIFKAQELGVYVVLASGRPTSAMTEYAKELKMDFYNSYMLSYNGAVITDLAADKVLFEQTLTKEQIHELYDYSLESKTHIITYVNDAIVSETDSEYIEIEKHITGLAHNKVSSFKDEVQTNAVKCILLEEPSYLKTVEDDLKLKMPHLSISMSKPFFLEVAQQGIDKAYSLKKLAEKLDIHQSEIIAVGNAGNDLTMIEYAGLGVWVDNVTPELRDKGNVIVASNNDHGVAEVIKRYILN; this is translated from the coding sequence ATGAAAGAAGTTAAATACAAAATGATTGTTTTGGATATGGATGATACATTGTTGACAGACAATCATACTATATCTGATGAGAATAAAGAAATGATTTTTAAAGCCCAAGAATTGGGAGTTTATGTCGTTTTGGCCTCTGGAAGACCTACTTCAGCAATGACAGAATATGCTAAAGAATTGAAAATGGATTTTTATAATTCATATATGCTTTCTTATAATGGAGCCGTAATTACTGATTTGGCAGCTGATAAAGTACTGTTTGAACAAACCTTGACCAAAGAACAAATCCACGAATTATATGATTACAGTTTGGAAAGCAAAACGCATATTATAACCTATGTTAATGATGCAATTGTTAGCGAAACCGATTCTGAATATATCGAAATAGAAAAGCATATAACAGGTTTAGCTCATAATAAAGTCAGTAGTTTTAAGGATGAAGTTCAGACAAATGCTGTAAAGTGTATTTTACTGGAAGAGCCTTCTTATTTGAAAACTGTTGAAGATGATTTGAAATTAAAAATGCCTCATTTAAGTATTTCAATGTCAAAACCTTTTTTTCTTGAAGTAGCTCAACAAGGGATTGATAAAGCATATAGTTTGAAAAAATTGGCAGAGAAATTAGATATTCATCAAAGTGAAATTATAGCTGTAGGAAATGCTGGTAATGATTTGACGATGATAGAATATGCAGGTTTAGGTGTTTGGGTAGATAATGTAACCCCAGAATTAAGAGATAAAGGAAATGTTATTGTAGCTTCAAATAATGATCATGGTGTTGCTGAGGTTATAAAAAGATATATTTTGAATTAA
- a CDS encoding sigma-54 dependent transcriptional regulator produces MSKILIIEDEEAIRRVLVRILAEENESYEVDAAEDGVIGLEKIKENDYDLILCDIKMPRMDGVELLEAVKKFDTEVPIVMISGHGDMETAINTMRLGAFDYISKPPDLNRLLNTVRNALDRKKLVVENKILKKKVSKKYEIIGNCEPINLVKIMIDKVAPTDARVLITGPNGTGKELVAHQLHDKSERSTAPMIEVNCAAIPSELIESELFGHVKGAFTSAVKDRAGKFEAANKGTIFLDEIGDMSLSAQAKVLRALQEGIITRVGADNDIKVDVRVIAATNKDLKSEIAAGRFREDLYHRLAVILISVPSLNDRREDIPALVEHFTIKIANEHGNAVKLFSKKAISLLQEYDWTGNIRELRNVVERLIILGGNEISESDVRAFASK; encoded by the coding sequence ATGAGTAAAATACTGATTATTGAAGACGAAGAAGCAATTAGAAGAGTATTGGTTCGGATACTTGCTGAAGAAAATGAGTCTTATGAAGTGGATGCTGCTGAGGATGGTGTTATTGGACTTGAAAAAATAAAAGAGAATGATTACGATTTAATTTTGTGTGATATTAAGATGCCAAGAATGGATGGTGTCGAATTGCTCGAAGCGGTAAAAAAGTTTGATACTGAGGTTCCAATTGTAATGATTTCAGGTCATGGTGATATGGAAACAGCGATAAATACGATGCGCCTTGGAGCTTTTGATTATATTTCGAAACCACCAGATTTAAATAGGTTGTTGAATACGGTTCGTAATGCTTTGGATAGAAAAAAACTGGTTGTCGAAAATAAAATTTTAAAAAAGAAAGTCAGTAAAAAATACGAAATAATAGGGAATTGTGAACCTATCAATCTTGTTAAAATCATGATCGATAAAGTTGCCCCAACCGATGCAAGAGTTTTGATTACTGGACCAAATGGAACCGGGAAAGAATTGGTTGCTCATCAATTGCATGACAAAAGTGAACGTTCTACAGCTCCAATGATAGAAGTGAATTGTGCTGCGATACCAAGTGAATTGATAGAAAGTGAATTGTTTGGTCATGTAAAAGGGGCATTTACTTCGGCAGTGAAAGATCGTGCTGGGAAATTTGAAGCGGCTAATAAAGGAACTATTTTCTTAGACGAAATTGGCGATATGAGTTTATCTGCTCAAGCCAAAGTTTTGAGAGCTTTGCAAGAAGGAATCATTACACGAGTTGGTGCAGACAACGATATAAAAGTAGATGTTCGAGTAATTGCAGCTACGAATAAGGATTTAAAAAGCGAAATCGCAGCAGGTCGTTTTAGAGAAGATTTATACCATCGCCTTGCAGTTATTTTGATTAGTGTTCCTTCTTTGAATGATAGAAGAGAAGATATTCCTGCTTTGGTAGAGCACTTTACGATTAAAATTGCTAATGAACACGGAAATGCAGTTAAACTTTTTTCTAAAAAAGCAATTAGTTTGTTGCAAGAATACGATTGGACAGGAAATATTAGAGAATTGAGAAATGTGGTTGAACGCTTGATTATTCTTGGAGGAAACGAAATTTCTGAGAGTGATGTTCGGGCTTTTGCAAGTAAATAA
- a CDS encoding putative signal transducing protein: MGLMKVFSGSEILALALQKKIEDAGVETSIKNNIQSARMSGFPNTDSAVEVFIQETDFAKANPVIEEFRLSI, from the coding sequence ATGGGATTAATGAAAGTATTTTCGGGAAGTGAAATTTTAGCTTTGGCATTGCAAAAAAAAATTGAAGATGCAGGAGTAGAAACATCTATAAAAAATAATATTCAATCGGCTAGAATGTCTGGTTTTCCAAATACAGACTCAGCAGTTGAGGTATTTATTCAAGAAACAGATTTTGCAAAGGCAAATCCAGTTATCGAAGAATTTAGGTTAAGTATCTAG
- a CDS encoding DEAD/DEAH box helicase: protein MKLKKINQVLQEALIDSGLIEANELQKETFSTIKSGADAIISSSKGSGKSTTIVMNVIQQLICEGEESPRALIFVEDKAKVLEMEALFEKFGKFTNLRVFGVHEKGDMEYDKNYVSAGIDVLIGTPVKLSDMFTTAGYNVNRLKMFIIDDTDSILKLRNETKIMRISNSITKTQRIIFTDKITERIEILADKMLLEPFVFDFDEEYDEDEEDFEEEESVFHDVDDFEESDEEIGDEEE from the coding sequence ATGAAATTAAAAAAAATAAATCAAGTATTGCAGGAAGCCTTAATAGATAGTGGATTGATAGAAGCTAATGAATTGCAAAAGGAAACTTTTTCGACCATAAAAAGTGGAGCAGATGCTATTATTTCTTCGTCTAAAGGTTCAGGTAAATCAACAACTATTGTTATGAATGTAATTCAGCAATTGATTTGTGAAGGAGAAGAATCGCCTCGCGCCCTAATTTTTGTAGAAGACAAAGCAAAAGTACTTGAAATGGAAGCACTTTTTGAAAAGTTTGGGAAATTCACTAATTTGAGAGTGTTTGGAGTTCATGAGAAAGGAGATATGGAATATGATAAAAATTATGTTTCAGCTGGAATCGATGTTCTTATAGGAACTCCTGTTAAATTAAGTGATATGTTTACTACGGCTGGTTATAATGTAAACCGATTGAAGATGTTTATTATTGATGATACCGATTCTATTTTGAAATTGAGAAATGAAACAAAAATCATGAGAATTTCAAATAGTATTACCAAAACACAACGAATTATTTTTACAGATAAAATTACAGAGCGCATCGAAATATTAGCCGATAAAATGTTATTAGAACCTTTTGTCTTTGATTTTGATGAAGAGTATGACGAAGATGAAGAGGATTTTGAAGAGGAAGAATCTGTGTTTCATGATGTTGATGATTTTGAAGAATCTGACGAAGAAATAGGTGACGAAGAAGAATAG
- the mtaB gene encoding tRNA (N(6)-L-threonylcarbamoyladenosine(37)-C(2))-methylthiotransferase MtaB has protein sequence MENRKKVAFYTLGCKLNFSETSTIARNLQDEGFDRVDFEEVADMYVINTCSVTENADKQFKQVVRKAMKLNDKAFVAAVGCYAQLKPEELANVDGVDLVLGATEKFKLADYINDLSKNDFGEVHSCEIAEADFYVGSYSIGDRTRAFLKVQDGCDYKCTYCTIPLARGISRSDELENVLKNAYEISKQDIKEIVLTGVNIGDYGKGEFGNKKHEHTFLELVQALDRVEGIERLRISSIEPNLLKNETIEFVSKSRTFVPHFHIPLQSGSNDILKLMKRRYLREVYTERVNKIREVMPHACIGVDVIVGFPGETDEHFLETYHFLNEMDISYLHVFTYSERDNTEAAVMEGIIPANVRAKRSKMLRGLSVKKRRVFYESQLGSNRTVLFESENKEGYIHGFTENYVKVKTPWNPELVNTLHEINLTKIDEDGSVRMEFLNVEV, from the coding sequence ATGGAAAACAGAAAGAAAGTCGCTTTTTATACTTTGGGTTGTAAACTGAATTTTTCAGAAACATCAACCATTGCCCGAAATTTACAAGACGAAGGTTTTGACCGTGTTGATTTTGAAGAAGTAGCGGATATGTATGTAATTAATACTTGTTCGGTTACTGAGAATGCAGATAAACAGTTTAAACAAGTCGTACGTAAAGCGATGAAATTAAACGATAAAGCTTTTGTCGCAGCAGTAGGGTGTTATGCACAATTGAAACCTGAGGAATTAGCAAATGTGGATGGAGTAGATTTGGTTTTGGGAGCTACAGAGAAATTCAAGCTGGCTGATTATATCAATGATTTGTCTAAAAATGATTTTGGAGAAGTGCATTCTTGCGAGATTGCCGAGGCCGATTTTTATGTAGGCAGTTATTCTATAGGAGATAGAACCCGTGCTTTTTTGAAAGTGCAAGATGGTTGCGATTATAAATGTACTTATTGTACAATTCCACTAGCTCGAGGAATTTCTCGAAGTGATGAATTGGAAAATGTATTGAAAAATGCTTACGAAATTTCAAAACAAGACATTAAAGAAATTGTTCTGACAGGAGTAAATATTGGAGACTATGGAAAAGGGGAGTTTGGTAATAAAAAACACGAACATACTTTTCTTGAATTAGTTCAGGCTTTGGATAGAGTAGAAGGAATCGAAAGATTACGTATATCCTCTATTGAGCCTAATTTATTGAAGAATGAAACTATAGAATTTGTATCTAAAAGCAGAACGTTTGTACCACATTTTCATATTCCATTGCAATCAGGAAGCAATGATATTTTGAAATTAATGAAGCGTCGTTATTTACGTGAAGTTTATACCGAAAGAGTTAATAAAATTCGTGAAGTTATGCCACATGCCTGTATTGGTGTAGATGTTATTGTTGGTTTTCCAGGAGAAACTGATGAGCATTTTTTAGAAACGTATCATTTTTTGAATGAAATGGATATTTCCTATTTACACGTTTTTACATATTCTGAAAGAGATAATACCGAAGCGGCTGTAATGGAAGGTATTATTCCTGCTAATGTTCGCGCTAAACGTAGCAAAATGTTACGTGGTTTATCAGTTAAAAAACGCCGTGTTTTTTATGAGAGTCAATTAGGAAGTAACAGAACGGTACTTTTTGAGAGTGAAAACAAAGAAGGCTATATTCATGGTTTTACGGAGAATTATGTAAAAGTAAAAACACCTTGGAATCCAGAATTAGTAAATACATTGCACGAAATCAATTTAACAAAAATTGATGAAGATGGAAGTGTGAGAATGGAATTTTTGAATGTTGAGGTGTAA